In Streptomyces nojiriensis, one genomic interval encodes:
- a CDS encoding YhgE/Pip domain-containing protein → MSPTDAPEATAAALVRRPHLWLVPTVLTGLLALLLSLLYMGGIVNPNAELRDLPIALVNEDTDGPPPGQRQNLGTQITAAIASDPAGSKADWRELSLAQAQDQLDSGQVYGALVVPAGFTASVTALPTSGATKRPTITVLTNPGKGSLGSSLASQITTRAAHGASRSVGERLTAAAGGRASAPEKLLLADPVEVVTQVGHPIGAHSGLGLTAFYYTLLLVLAGFMGGNVISNGVDTALGYADNEIGPWHTRRPTVPIDRTQTLLLKMLMTAGITLVSVSLVMLACIGILGMDASHLPLLWIYSYCAALAVGLGVQAINAAFGGIGQLVSMFVFIVLGLPSSGATVPLQAVPGFYRFLSHFEPMRQLSDGVRAILYFDARGDAGLTRSWIMIAIGTVLALLFGFAMTAYYDRKGLKRLTPQPA, encoded by the coding sequence ATGTCCCCGACCGACGCCCCCGAAGCCACTGCCGCGGCCCTGGTGCGCCGCCCCCACCTGTGGCTGGTCCCCACCGTCCTGACGGGGCTGCTCGCCCTGCTGCTGTCGCTGCTCTACATGGGCGGCATCGTCAACCCCAACGCGGAACTGCGCGACCTGCCCATCGCCCTGGTCAACGAGGACACGGACGGGCCGCCGCCGGGGCAGCGGCAGAACCTGGGTACGCAGATCACCGCCGCCATCGCCTCGGACCCCGCGGGCAGCAAGGCGGACTGGCGCGAACTGAGCCTCGCCCAGGCGCAGGACCAGCTCGACTCGGGCCAGGTCTACGGCGCGCTGGTGGTCCCGGCCGGCTTCACGGCGTCCGTCACGGCGCTGCCCACGTCCGGCGCCACGAAGCGGCCGACCATCACGGTGCTCACCAACCCCGGCAAGGGCAGCCTCGGGTCCTCGCTGGCGAGCCAGATCACGACGCGGGCCGCGCACGGCGCGTCCCGCTCCGTCGGCGAACGGCTCACGGCCGCCGCCGGCGGCCGGGCGAGCGCCCCGGAGAAGCTGCTGCTGGCGGACCCGGTCGAGGTCGTCACACAGGTCGGTCACCCGATCGGCGCGCACAGCGGCCTCGGTCTGACGGCCTTCTACTACACCCTGCTGCTGGTGCTGGCTGGGTTCATGGGCGGCAACGTCATCAGCAACGGTGTCGACACCGCCCTCGGCTACGCCGACAACGAGATCGGCCCCTGGCACACCCGCCGCCCGACGGTGCCGATCGACCGCACGCAGACGCTGCTCCTCAAGATGCTGATGACCGCGGGCATCACACTGGTCAGCGTTTCCCTGGTGATGCTGGCGTGCATCGGCATCCTGGGGATGGACGCGTCCCACCTGCCCCTCCTGTGGATCTACTCCTACTGCGCGGCCCTCGCCGTCGGCCTGGGCGTGCAGGCCATCAACGCCGCGTTCGGCGGGATCGGCCAGCTCGTGTCGATGTTCGTGTTCATCGTGCTGGGTCTGCCGTCGTCGGGTGCGACCGTCCCGCTGCAGGCGGTCCCCGGCTTCTACCGCTTCCTCTCCCACTTCGAACCGATGCGTCAGCTCAGCGACGGCGTGCGCGCGATCCTCTACTTCGACGCCCGCGGCGACGCGGGGCTCACCCGCTCCTGGATCATGATCGCGATCGGCACGGTGCTGGCCCTGCTGTTCGGTTTCGCCATGACCGCCTACTACGACCGCAAGGGCCTCAAGCGGCTCACGCCGCAGCCCGCCTGA
- a CDS encoding amidohydrolase, translated as MLCTRLTNATFLTMDPDHPVAHDLGIWHGRIVGLDGAVTALPAREVVDLQGATVLPGFIDSHVHLAWTGLKATTPSVAPCERVEDVLAVVADAVARKPRGAWVDIGGYDQRALGRHLTAAELDKVSDGRKVFMLHDSGHGCVVNTTVLDLLPGELAHGEGFLAESAMTAARRLRLPYAQEEIADAIEHAGRTCLAEGVTACAEAGIGGGLLGHSPVELGAYQLLRDQGRLPLRVQLMAAADTLRPVAAHPSDGIPRALGLGLRTGFGDDWLSLGALKVYTDGGMMARTAALTRPYEGSDHAGEFQDSPERISDTIVDGHLAGWQLAVHAIGDRAADLALDAIERAQRLRPRPTARHRIEHAGLIRPDQLARFARLGVSAVVQPHFLRSFGDDYAAVLGPDRAPWMYRGRGFLDHGVTLVGSSDRPVTDGSPLRAVQFMVERASASGALIGPDEGITVDEALHAYTVAGAYASHWDDSAGALAPGRRADLAVLGDDPRRVDPSRIGAIEVVATYVDGRPA; from the coding sequence ATGCTCTGCACCAGGCTGACGAACGCCACCTTCCTCACCATGGACCCCGACCACCCCGTCGCCCACGACCTGGGCATCTGGCACGGCCGGATCGTCGGCCTGGACGGGGCCGTCACCGCACTGCCCGCCCGTGAGGTCGTCGACCTCCAAGGCGCCACCGTGCTGCCCGGATTCATCGACTCCCACGTGCACCTGGCCTGGACCGGACTCAAGGCGACCACCCCCAGCGTGGCGCCCTGCGAACGCGTCGAGGACGTGCTCGCCGTCGTCGCAGACGCGGTCGCCCGGAAACCGCGCGGCGCGTGGGTGGACATCGGCGGCTACGACCAGCGGGCCCTCGGCCGGCACCTCACCGCCGCCGAACTGGACAAGGTCAGCGACGGCCGCAAGGTGTTCATGCTGCACGACTCCGGACACGGCTGCGTCGTCAACACCACCGTCCTCGACCTGCTCCCCGGCGAACTCGCCCACGGCGAGGGCTTCCTCGCCGAGAGCGCCATGACCGCCGCCCGCCGGCTGCGCCTGCCCTACGCGCAGGAGGAGATCGCCGACGCCATCGAGCACGCCGGCCGCACCTGCCTCGCCGAAGGGGTCACCGCCTGCGCCGAGGCGGGCATCGGCGGCGGCCTGCTGGGCCACAGCCCGGTCGAGCTCGGCGCCTACCAACTCCTGCGCGACCAGGGGCGGCTGCCGCTGCGGGTCCAGCTCATGGCGGCCGCCGACACCCTGCGGCCCGTGGCCGCGCACCCCTCGGACGGGATCCCCCGCGCCCTCGGCCTCGGACTGCGCACCGGCTTCGGCGACGACTGGCTCTCCCTCGGCGCGCTCAAGGTCTACACCGACGGCGGCATGATGGCCCGTACGGCCGCACTCACGCGCCCCTACGAAGGGAGCGACCACGCGGGGGAGTTCCAGGACAGCCCCGAGCGGATCTCCGACACCATCGTCGACGGCCACCTGGCCGGCTGGCAGCTCGCCGTGCACGCCATCGGGGACCGCGCCGCCGACCTGGCCCTGGACGCCATCGAACGGGCCCAGCGGCTGCGGCCCCGGCCCACCGCCCGGCACCGGATCGAACACGCCGGCCTGATCCGGCCCGACCAGCTGGCGCGCTTCGCCCGCCTGGGGGTGAGCGCGGTGGTCCAGCCGCACTTCCTGCGCTCCTTCGGCGACGACTACGCGGCCGTGCTGGGCCCGGACCGGGCCCCCTGGATGTACCGGGGCCGGGGCTTCCTGGACCACGGCGTCACCCTGGTGGGCAGCTCCGACCGCCCCGTCACCGACGGATCGCCGCTGCGGGCAGTCCAGTTCATGGTGGAACGGGCCTCCGCCTCCGGCGCCCTCATCGGCCCCGACGAGGGCATCACCGTGGACGAGGCCCTCCATGCCTACACCGTGGCGGGCGCCTACGCCTCCCACTGGGACGACAGCGCGGGCGCCCTCGCCCCGGGCCGGCGCGCCGACCTGGCCGTCCTGGGCGACGACCCGAGGCGGGTCGACCCCTCGCGGATCGGAGCCATCGAGGTCGTCGCCACGTACGTCGACGGCAGGCCCGCCTGA
- a CDS encoding lysine N(6)-hydroxylase/L-ornithine N(5)-oxygenase family protein, whose product MSQDLSDDAPLIHDLIGIGFGPSNVAMAIALSEHNAGVGPQEAVTAHFFEQQPRFGWHRGMLIDDATMQVSFLKDLVTLRNPASEYSFLCYLQSRGRLIDFVNHKNLFPLRVEFHDYFEWAAAKVDDMVSYGSEVVAVRPVLRDGAIEYVDVTARAGSELVVHRARNLVIGTGLRPQMPEGVDRTERIWHTSELLTRVAALGGADPSRFIVVGAGQSAAENVAFLHRTFPRAEVCAVFSRYGYSPADDSGFANRIFDPSAVDEYFTAPEEIKRKLIEYHANTNYSVVDIDLIDDLYRQEYQEKVLGTERLRFLKVSRLADVAETPDHVRVTVESLVTGEKEALAADALVYATGYRSADGLGLLGDVEKYCRRDGLGRVRVARDYRVESEPELRCGIYLQGGTEHTHGITSSLLSNTAVRVGEILRSIVAHGRVPVPASRTAPTL is encoded by the coding sequence ATGTCACAGGATCTGTCCGATGATGCGCCACTGATCCACGACCTCATCGGCATCGGCTTCGGCCCCTCGAACGTGGCCATGGCGATCGCGCTCAGCGAGCACAACGCCGGCGTCGGACCGCAGGAGGCGGTCACCGCCCACTTCTTCGAGCAGCAGCCCCGCTTCGGCTGGCACCGGGGCATGCTCATCGACGACGCCACGATGCAGGTGTCCTTCCTCAAGGACCTGGTGACACTGCGCAATCCGGCGAGCGAGTACAGCTTCCTCTGCTACCTCCAGAGCCGGGGACGCCTGATCGACTTCGTCAACCACAAGAACCTGTTCCCGCTGCGCGTGGAGTTCCACGACTACTTCGAATGGGCCGCGGCCAAGGTCGACGACATGGTCTCCTACGGGTCCGAGGTCGTCGCCGTACGCCCCGTCCTGCGCGACGGGGCGATCGAGTACGTGGACGTGACCGCCCGCGCCGGCTCCGAGCTCGTGGTGCACCGGGCGCGCAACCTGGTGATCGGCACCGGCCTGCGGCCGCAGATGCCCGAAGGCGTGGACCGCACCGAGCGGATCTGGCACACCTCGGAACTCCTCACGCGGGTGGCCGCGCTGGGAGGCGCGGACCCCTCCCGGTTCATCGTCGTCGGCGCCGGCCAGAGCGCCGCCGAGAACGTGGCGTTCCTGCACCGCACCTTCCCCCGGGCCGAGGTGTGCGCCGTCTTCTCCCGCTACGGCTACAGCCCCGCCGACGACAGCGGCTTCGCCAACCGGATCTTCGACCCCTCGGCGGTCGACGAGTACTTCACCGCCCCCGAGGAGATCAAGCGCAAGCTGATCGAATACCACGCCAACACCAACTACTCCGTGGTGGACATCGACCTCATCGACGACCTCTACCGGCAGGAGTACCAGGAGAAGGTCCTCGGCACCGAGCGGCTGCGCTTCCTGAAGGTGTCACGCCTCGCGGACGTCGCCGAGACCCCCGACCACGTACGGGTCACCGTCGAGTCGCTGGTCACGGGGGAGAAGGAGGCCCTGGCGGCCGACGCGCTGGTCTACGCGACCGGATACCGCTCGGCGGACGGCCTCGGACTGCTCGGGGACGTCGAGAAGTACTGCCGGCGCGACGGCCTCGGCCGCGTCCGCGTGGCACGCGACTACCGTGTGGAGAGCGAGCCCGAACTGCGCTGCGGCATCTACCTCCAGGGAGGGACGGAGCACACGCACGGCATCACGTCCTCCTTGCTGTCGAACACCGCCGTCAGGGTCGGCGAGATCCTCCGGTCCATCGTCGCCCACGGCCGCGTACCGGTACCGGCCTCCCGTACGGCGCCCACCCTCTGA
- a CDS encoding methionyl-tRNA formyltransferase, with protein sequence MRVVMFGYQTWGHRTLQALLESEHDVVLVVTHPKSEHAYEKIWSDSVADLADDHGVPVLIRNRPDDEELFTRLKEAEPDIIVANNWRTWIPPRIFNLPRHGTLNVHDSLLPKYAGFSPLIWALINDEPEVGVTAHLMNDELDAGDIVVQRAVPVGPTDTATDLFHKTVDLIAPVTVGALGRIAAGETDFTRQDRSQASFFHKRSAEDIRIDWTWPAEDLQRLVRAQSAPYPAAFTFYRGKRLEVLAAVVSEGRYGGTPGRVFYREGEGVVIVAGADARTGRNHGLAITRVRTEEGEEMPATDYFTTMGGYLTSR encoded by the coding sequence ATGCGGGTCGTCATGTTCGGCTATCAGACGTGGGGGCACCGCACCCTGCAGGCTCTGCTGGAGTCCGAACACGATGTCGTTCTGGTCGTGACGCACCCGAAGAGCGAGCACGCGTACGAGAAGATCTGGAGCGACTCGGTCGCCGACCTCGCCGACGACCACGGCGTCCCGGTACTCATCCGCAACCGCCCCGACGACGAGGAGCTGTTCACCCGGCTGAAGGAGGCGGAACCGGACATCATCGTGGCGAACAACTGGCGCACGTGGATCCCCCCGCGCATCTTCAACCTGCCCCGCCACGGCACCCTCAACGTGCACGACTCCCTGCTGCCGAAGTACGCCGGCTTCTCGCCGCTGATCTGGGCGCTGATCAACGACGAGCCCGAAGTGGGCGTCACCGCCCACTTGATGAACGACGAGCTCGACGCGGGCGACATCGTGGTCCAGCGCGCCGTACCGGTCGGCCCGACGGACACCGCCACCGACCTGTTCCACAAGACGGTCGACCTGATCGCGCCCGTCACCGTGGGCGCCCTGGGCCGGATCGCGGCCGGCGAGACCGACTTCACCCGCCAGGACCGGTCGCAGGCCAGCTTCTTCCACAAGCGCTCGGCCGAGGACATCCGCATCGACTGGACCTGGCCGGCCGAGGACCTCCAGCGACTCGTCCGCGCCCAGTCGGCCCCCTATCCGGCGGCCTTCACCTTCTACCGCGGCAAGCGCCTGGAGGTACTGGCCGCCGTCGTCTCCGAGGGCCGCTACGGGGGCACGCCCGGCCGCGTGTTCTACCGCGAGGGCGAAGGCGTCGTGATCGTGGCCGGCGCCGACGCCCGCACCGGCCGCAACCACGGCCTCGCCATCACCCGGGTCCGCACCGAGGAGGGCGAAGAGATGCCCGCCACCGACTACTTCACCACCATGGGCGGCTACCTGACCAGCCGCTGA
- a CDS encoding LysR family transcriptional regulator, whose protein sequence is MDLEAVRTFVAVVEAGQFQKAADDLSITQQAVSKRIAALERGLGVRLFTRAPRGAEPTIDGQAFLPHARELLRVAERAVTSVRPGRRPLRVDVIASRGAQAGLMRGFHRAHPEIDLDVVMLFEIETAVAAIRSGAIDASFRAVAAPGRPLPEDIESVRVLDEPLQLLTGPAHALAGARSVTVAQLAGHRIWMPGIVPGTEWGAYYDDLVAEFGLTIEATGPNFGSDALLDTIADTPALATFMGEHTRLIWPAGHGLRRIPVTDPMPVYPHSLLWHRDNPHPALVTLRAHLAAATAAGRAAAGTWAPGWVVPR, encoded by the coding sequence GTGGACCTCGAAGCAGTACGCACCTTCGTCGCGGTCGTCGAAGCGGGCCAGTTCCAGAAGGCCGCCGACGACCTGTCGATCACCCAGCAGGCCGTCTCCAAGCGCATCGCCGCGCTGGAGCGCGGCCTCGGCGTGCGGCTGTTCACCCGCGCGCCCCGTGGCGCCGAGCCCACCATCGACGGGCAGGCGTTCCTGCCCCACGCACGCGAACTGCTGCGCGTCGCCGAGCGCGCGGTCACCTCCGTGCGCCCCGGGCGCCGTCCGCTGCGCGTCGACGTGATCGCTTCGCGCGGCGCCCAGGCGGGCCTGATGCGCGGCTTCCACCGCGCCCACCCGGAGATCGACCTCGACGTGGTGATGCTGTTCGAGATCGAGACGGCCGTCGCCGCGATCCGGTCCGGTGCGATCGACGCGTCGTTCCGCGCCGTCGCCGCGCCCGGCCGGCCCCTTCCCGAGGACATCGAGTCCGTCCGGGTGCTCGACGAGCCGCTCCAGCTCCTCACCGGCCCCGCCCACGCGCTGGCGGGCGCCCGGTCGGTGACCGTCGCCCAGCTCGCCGGGCATCGGATCTGGATGCCCGGCATCGTCCCCGGTACCGAGTGGGGCGCCTACTACGACGACCTCGTCGCCGAGTTCGGCCTCACCATCGAGGCGACCGGCCCCAACTTCGGGTCCGACGCGCTCCTGGACACCATCGCCGACACCCCGGCCCTGGCCACCTTCATGGGCGAGCACACCCGCCTCATCTGGCCCGCCGGCCACGGTCTGCGGCGCATCCCGGTGACCGACCCGATGCCCGTCTACCCGCACTCGCTCCTCTGGCACCGCGACAACCCCCACCCGGCCCTGGTCACCCTCCGCGCCCACCTGGCCGCCGCCACGGCGGCCGGCCGGGCCGCCGCCGGGACCTGGGCGCCGGGCTGGGTGGTTCCGCGCTGA
- a CDS encoding MFS transporter — MGGRPLGRRFGRLWAAYAVSAYGSGLGFGALPLIAVLALHAGPAEVSALSAVGPAVGALIAVPLAPWVEFRRKRPVMIAMDLTRFAVMASIPVAHFFGWLGFVQLLVVSAVVAAAKIASSAAGGTYLKAVVRPDDLLVANARFESTNWSSIAVGPPLGGAAIGLWGPVTTLVADALSYLFSALCLTAIRDREEAQRPAGRGRVRAGTLLDGWRHIMEHPVLRALYLNNMLVSGLIMATEPLLAVLLLGQLGFPPWQYALAFAAPCLGGLIGSRLARRVVARHGRHRVLRTAGTLRAVWLIGLVLVRPGVVGLLIVMAVQLAIVINMSLYTPVLATYRLEHTPAHLVARTLSAWSIGQQASVAVLTALAGLLADATGPRTALSVAGLLILVSPLLLPAATRATADRTT; from the coding sequence ATGGGCGGGAGACCGTTGGGCCGACGGTTCGGCCGGCTGTGGGCGGCGTACGCGGTGAGCGCCTACGGGTCCGGGCTGGGATTCGGCGCGCTGCCGCTGATCGCCGTGCTGGCGTTGCACGCCGGTCCCGCCGAGGTGTCCGCGCTGTCCGCGGTGGGGCCCGCGGTGGGGGCGCTGATCGCGGTGCCGCTCGCGCCGTGGGTGGAGTTCCGGCGCAAGCGCCCCGTCATGATCGCGATGGACCTGACACGGTTCGCGGTCATGGCGAGCATCCCGGTCGCCCACTTCTTCGGGTGGCTCGGCTTCGTCCAGCTGCTCGTGGTCTCGGCCGTGGTCGCTGCGGCCAAGATCGCCTCCAGTGCGGCCGGTGGCACCTACCTCAAGGCCGTCGTCCGGCCGGACGACCTGCTCGTGGCCAACGCGCGGTTCGAGTCCACGAACTGGAGCTCCATCGCGGTCGGGCCGCCGCTGGGCGGGGCGGCGATCGGCCTGTGGGGGCCGGTCACCACCCTGGTGGCCGACGCGCTCAGCTACCTGTTCTCCGCGCTGTGCCTCACCGCGATCCGCGACCGGGAAGAGGCGCAGCGCCCTGCCGGCCGGGGCAGGGTCCGCGCGGGCACGCTGCTCGACGGCTGGCGACACATCATGGAGCATCCCGTGCTGCGGGCGCTCTACCTCAACAACATGCTCGTCTCCGGCCTGATCATGGCCACCGAACCGCTGCTGGCCGTGCTCCTGCTCGGCCAACTCGGTTTTCCGCCCTGGCAGTACGCCCTCGCCTTCGCCGCTCCCTGCCTCGGCGGACTCATCGGCTCGCGGCTGGCCCGCCGTGTCGTGGCCCGACACGGCCGGCACCGGGTCCTGCGGACCGCCGGCACCCTGCGCGCCGTCTGGCTGATCGGCCTGGTCCTCGTCCGGCCCGGCGTCGTCGGCCTGCTCATCGTGATGGCGGTCCAGCTGGCGATCGTCATCAACATGAGCCTGTACACCCCGGTGCTCGCCACCTACCGGCTCGAACACACCCCCGCGCATCTCGTCGCCCGCACCCTGTCGGCCTGGTCGATCGGCCAGCAGGCGTCCGTCGCCGTCCTCACCGCGCTCGCCGGTCTGCTCGCCGACGCCACCGGCCCGCGCACCGCTCTATCGGTTGCGGGACTGCTCATCCTGGTCTCCCCGCTCCTGCTTCCCGCGGCCACCCGTGCGACAGCGGACCGAACGACCTAG